One window of the Zea mays cultivar B73 chromosome 3, Zm-B73-REFERENCE-NAM-5.0, whole genome shotgun sequence genome contains the following:
- the LOC100280078 gene encoding probable sarcosine oxidase — protein sequence MSVSGAKLLGSWGVDLPIRPLHTLHLYWRVKPGQEQTVSTSAGFPTFSSYGDPPVYGAPSLELPGLIKISCIRS from the exons ATGAGTG TTTCTGGGGCCAAGCTGCTCGGCTCCTGGGGCGTGGACCTCCCCATCAGGCCGCTGCACACGCTCCACCTCTACTGGCGCGTGAAGCCCGGCCAGGAGCAGACTGTCTCGACGAGCGCCGGGTTCCCGACCTTCTCCAGCTACGGCGACCCGCCCGTGTACGGCGCGCCGTCGCTGGAGCTCCCGGGGCTCATCAAGATCAGCTGCATTAGATCTTAG